From the Sulfuriferula nivalis genome, the window CGGCATCGGCAAAGCCATCCTGCATTAATGCCAGTTGTGCCAATCGATTATTACGGCAGTCATAGTCAGCAAGGTGCTCGGGTATTTCGACTGCATCTATACCGTCAACCTCGCCGACGGACGTTGTTAAATCTACGGTTTCAAATGTGCACGGCAATAATCCGCTATGACACTGCTGCAGTGCAGCCAGTGTTTGTTCCAGCCCGCGACCTATGCAGCTGGTGGCAGTAAAATGGGAAAGTAACAGCGATTTCAATGTGATAAATCCGTTTTAAATTTGCCTGTAGTGGGTAGGGAATAATCAGAACATAAATTATTCACCCTGTAGCTGTTTTCTACAGTCGACTGTGCAATTATCGCATTACCTGTATGGAATTACATAGAAGCATCATGATTTTGGCGTAAAATGCATCATTGTTCGGATGGGGAAAGCTGAACAAAGGTGCTCGCCAGCAATCTTGCTAACAGAAAGATGCTTCTGTGTAGTCCAATCAAAAGAGTTCTATGAATAAAAACACTTCAATTTTGCAAGACACGAATTGTACAAGCTGCGATGTGTTGGTCATCGGCGGTGGACCTGCGGGTTCTACGGCTGCGACTTTGCTGGCTGAGCGCGGCTATCAGGTGACGCTGCTGGAAAAAGCACACCATCCACGCTTTCATATCGGAGAGTCACTTTTGCCGGCTAATTTACCCTTGCTTGAACGGCTGGGTGTAGCTGATGCGGTCAAGGCTATCGGCATGGAGAAATGGGGTGCCGAGTTTGTTTCTCCTCAGCACGATCATCAGCAGCGGTTTGAGTTTGCCGATGCCTGGGATAAATCCATGCCCATGGCATATCAAGTACGCCGTGCAGACTTTGATGAAATACTCATCCGTAATGCGGCGGCTAAAAATGCAACCGTGCTGGAAGGGTGTCAGGTACAGGATGTGCAGTTTTTACCTGATGGGCAAGGGGCGATAGTCCAGGCGCAGCTGGATGATGGTAAAAAATTGAGCTGGCATGCGCGTTTTGTACTGGATGCTTCAGGTCGAGATACTTTTTTGGGTAATCGGCTCCAAGCCAAGCAGCGTAATAAAAAACATAACAGCACTGCTATTTATGCACACTTCTCAGGTGCGCAGCGCCATGCGGGTAAGGAAGCAGGGTACATTACTGTGTTCTGGTTTGAGCATGGCTGGTTCTGGTTTATTCCGCTGGCAGATGGAACGACCAGCGTGGGCGCGGTGACCTGGCCTTATTATTTGAAGACGCGCGGCAAGAAAACGCTGACCGAATTCTTTAACGA encodes:
- a CDS encoding NAD(P)/FAD-dependent oxidoreductase, encoding MNKNTSILQDTNCTSCDVLVIGGGPAGSTAATLLAERGYQVTLLEKAHHPRFHIGESLLPANLPLLERLGVADAVKAIGMEKWGAEFVSPQHDHQQRFEFADAWDKSMPMAYQVRRADFDEILIRNAAAKNATVLEGCQVQDVQFLPDGQGAIVQAQLDDGKKLSWHARFVLDASGRDTFLGNRLQAKQRNKKHNSTAIYAHFSGAQRHAGKEAGYITVFWFEHGWFWFIPLADGTTSVGAVTWPYYLKTRGKKTLTEFFNETIAMSPMLMERLTSAKMETAVEATGNFSYVCDRTHGENFLLLGDAYAFIDPVFSSGVMLAMQSAFVGADTVDTCLRNPEQAAAALKKFDHSTRRGPKAFSWFIYRMTNPTMRDMFMGPRNILRTKEAVLSVLAGDIFGKTPIGPSITFFKTLYYLGSVFNLRRTLHAWRLRKLNIRPVDDVV